A region of Dermochelys coriacea isolate rDerCor1 chromosome 1, rDerCor1.pri.v4, whole genome shotgun sequence DNA encodes the following proteins:
- the ARHGEF5 gene encoding rho guanine nucleotide exchange factor 5 isoform X1, which produces MQERLPESVNSLKKQLCEGLGRGSPCSAIPSGGAVNKERQTAEAATGTGLKAKHWPKNQGCDTQQDVSLMESEEANRGDPIPPETSSPSEENSDPTPAKRGHYAITESVEMNTELPGSAEGAQVSSAQDPLRHLSAGESAEMCGKSSNSVLSGLEQGEQDPRYQRGLSEGEKDPAVQEISLEKERWDHSLNSEQGKLAHPENSQYSFFPKTVPQVTATHDKNPQVQSPALHIEFPQDQKQSLTCHTAVPQAQHKETSMTDTVPSQREPATKHFLVCKEVSEVHCKTETLHDDTIGDPPLQGLDVANGTIRELRPRTEAVAGTDEEPSPEMDAAGRMNPMPSVDNDEKVGGLQGGGEDRDSSSSHHSPHPLSNDSQGNSWLTGRNADRKMVLSSHERGNNALATDQEMEVAARQSPSGSINLLLEEEKGVDDGKAEGSTESPRVCIFHIPNATKKTEQEEWQHEQLEWGEEPEEEEQSEQKQPELEQEEPEWEKQEKEAKPVQEEPVWDREDQKEKRWDELEQEPGREEAELEAPPPALNPASPFLSKQNWDLRDEGGSISSAEGTGLASLPQESFSKDQHPGEDVLSSIVLKACIGGASVRAQLPAVIMSKSQNPVGGSSMMPSPTYHISEHWGDMGISDPSSSISFSGQGCEETCQDNRTSSGEDGHNDGDGRTVQSFHDDGAIFLLCREVTSSGTGNPDSSRTLDPSGARNFGSFGPADPHPVGENPLFPSHYDFTPASPAELNSAASAASPSQEDADKRSHESPVGSTDLDKAPVSVQDTSSQTSYLQEAASSEGASVSISPEGVQTPHGLLTPEKGLNEEPSAQPCISKAFRSLPPRQNLPKDRDEVESTPAALATMHLESSQAPDMALGPPNYLEKVQRHQKPPTSFVFQGKEMEANMAHTAQQNPLLDESHLSLEVEVPGTGSALKAVLQAPEEVVVFAWEQNTQPPPPESDSSSPLAPAPDADQLNHPPVPAPDSPLAPEPDADQLNHPPAPDSSSPLAPAPDADQLNHPPAPDSSSSLAPEPDADQLNHPPAPAPDSPLAPEPDADQLNHPLAPDSSSPLAPAPDADQLNHPPAPAPDSPLAPEPDADQLNHPPAPDSSSPLAPAPDADQLNHPPAPDSSSPLAPEPDADQLNHPPAPAPNSPLAPEPDADQLNHPLASDSSSPLAPAPDADQLNHPPAPAPDSPLAPEPDADQLNHPPAPDADQLNHPPAPAPNSPLAPAPDATQLAHSLAPAPSSPLPPVPDATHFTHPLVPAPGSPLAPLADANQLTHPPAPAPGSPLAPVPDANQLTHPPASAPSSPLAPLADANQLAHSLVPAPGSPLASAPDADQLLQSQSLVPNSNQLLAPAPDIDQPLPPVSNSNPPLNCVPDFSQLLAAAPNSSCPTQAPASVPDADSLAHALVPAPAVEDGEENPLLMQMTHEGVSGAQWDPVISLTPDVVDTSDSGVTSLAESSDFPTLENEAPMGHSNSSPGAMGQHLATNCGKATPDCTSRPSLGGWGTPTDSQSRNSAQPPTLLAFSNPLHFLQFSPPSPPAIRTLYQQEAVFEEPQWDQAQGGPTSMDTKNITAPAVMIEKAEGSRTCKQRMEGQREPLHLVAQVKEEVARHARLEKSSSWPDKKVIRVGMKELGLNSVSQENMIKCRAKSKDWHRQALRKMSVLPDNLQEEGGHKDQPTSSDTVILREKKSADTLENLKRRHSKLINSSRLLYQEYSDVALNKAIQSQKRADSLAEDFELSSPSSPRLRRKVLSPQDSYLQRLSVSSTASLWQDIPMIRGSRMLLNMSRDDQKLQEAKFELIMSEASYLRSLNVAVDHFQRSSELQALLTNQERKWLFSRLQEVRDVSASFLFDLEEKFEENMFTFNVCDVALRHAPEFRKVYLPYVTNQTYQDQIFQRLLTENARFQQVLERLESATVCQRLSLKSFLILPFQRITRLKLLLQNILKRTPPESDEEVQATQAYDALEKLIKDCNENVQRMKSTEELIYLSQKIDFECKIFPLVSQSRRLVKCGELMALDYTTQSPKWKLSTRPIYLHLFNDRLLLSRPREGGRFVVFDHAAFSDVRGEKCEVKLHGTNKNVFRLFLLKNNQGKRVEFLFRTETHSEKLRWISALAPPRGEPDLLESPDSPQVQCIRTYKARENDELALEKADIIMVMQNSNDGWMEGVKLSDGERGWFPSEHVEMISSKHARQMNLKEEQRVKNAKQQVFCKK; this is translated from the exons GATGTCTCACTGATGGAATCTGAAGAAGCCAATAGGGGAGACCCCATTCCCCCAGAAACCAGCAGCCCTAGTGAGGAAAACTCTGATCCTACGCCAGCCAAAAGGGGACATTATGCTATCACTGAGTCTGTAGAGATGAACACTGAGCTGCCTGGCTCTGCAGAAGGAGCACAGGTCTCCAGTGCCCAGGATCCTCTGAGGCATCTCTCTGCTGGGGAATCAGCAGAGATGTGTGGCAAATCCTCTAACTCTGTTCTGTCAGGACTGGAACAAGGGGAGCAAGATCCAAGGTACCAGAGAGGACTCTCAGAGGGGGAGAAAGATCCTGCAGTACAAGAGATATCTTTGGAAAAAGAGAGATGGGATCACTCCTTGAACTCTGAACAGGGAAAATTAGCTCATCCTGAAAACAGTCAGTATTCTTTCTTTCCCAAAACAGTCCCCCAGGTGACAGCCACTCATGACAAAAACCCGCAGGTACAGTCTCCAGCCCTTCATATTGAATTTCCTCAGGATCAGAAACAGTCCCTGACATGTCACACTGCTGTCCCCCAGGCGCAGCATAAGGAAACCTCAATGACAGACACTGTTCCCAGCCAGAGGGAACCAGCCACTAAACACTTCCTGGTGTGTAAAGAAGTTTCAGAGGTTCATTGCAAGACTGAGACTTTGCATGATGACACTATTGGGGATCCCCCCTTGCAGGGGTTGGATGTAGCAAATGGGACCATCAGAGAGCTCCGACCACGTACTGAAGCAGTGGCAGGGACCGACGAGGAGCCATCTCCTGAGATGGATGCAGCAGGCAGGATGAATCCAATGCCTTCTGTAGATAATGATGAAAAAGTGGGAGgcttgcagggagggggagaggatagAGACTCTTCCTCTTCACATCACTCACCCCATCCCTTATCGAATGACAGCCAAGGAAATTCATGGCTGACAGGAAGAAATGCAGATAGAAAGATGGTTCTGTCATCCCATGAGAGAGGGAACAATGCCTTGGCCACAGACCAGGAAATGGAAGTGGCTGCTAGGCAAAGTCCATCTGGTTCTATAAACCTCCttctggaggaggagaaaggagtggATGATGGAAAAGCAGAAGGCAGCACTGAATCTCCAAGAGTGTGCATCTTCCACATACCGAATGCTACaaaaaaaacagagcaggaggagTGGCAGCATGAGCAACTAGAATGGGGGGAGGAGCCAGAAGAGGAGGAGCAGTCAGAACAGAAGCAGCCAGAGCTGGAACAGGAGGAGCCAGAATGGGAGAAGCAAGAGAAGGAAGCAAAACCAGTGCAGGAGGAGCCAGTATGGGACAGGGAAGATCAGAAGGAAAAGAGGTGGGATGAGCTGGAACAAGAGCCAGGGAGGGAAGAAGCGGAGCTCGAGGCTCCACCACCAGCACTCAATCCGGCATCACCTTTTCTCTCCAAGCAAAACTGGGACCTCCGTGATGAGGGAGGGAGCATTTCCTCAGCTGAGGGAACAGGGCTGGCCTCTCTGCCCCAAGAATCATTCTCCAAAGATCAGCATCCCGGTGAGGATGTACTATCCAGCATAGTACTGAAGGCCTGCATTGGAGGAGCAAGTGTAAGAGCTCAGCTACCTGCTGTGATAATGTCCAAAAGTCAGAACCCAGTGGGTGGGAGTTCCATGATGCCCTCCCCCACTTACCACATCTCTGAGCACTGGGGAGACATGGGCATTTCTGACCCTTCCAGCTCCATTTCTTTCAGTGGCCAAGGTTGTGAAGAAACCTGTCAGGATAACAGAACCAGTAGTGGTGAGGATGGCCATAATGACGGAGATGGAAGGACAGTCCAGAGTTTTCATGATGATGGAGCGATATTTCTATTATGCAGAGAAGTAACCTCATCTGGTACAGGGAACCCAGACTCTTCCAGAACTCTGGACCCTTCTGGTGCCAGAAACTTTGGCTCTTTTGGTCCCGCAGATCCTCATCCTGTTggagaaaacccattgtttcccaGTCATTACGATTTCACTCCAGCCTCGCCAGCAGAGCTCAACTCAGCAGCATCAGCAGCTAGCCCATCTCAGGAGGATGCTGATAAAAGATCCCATGAGAGCCCTGTGGGAAGTACTGACCTGGACAAAGCACCAGTCTCTGTGCAGGACACATCCAGCCAGACTTCTTATCTGCAGGAGGCAGCTTCTAGTGAAGGAGCATCAGTGTCCATCAGCCCAGAGGGTGTTCAGACTCCCCATGGGCTGCTTACACCTGAGAAGGGCCTTAATGAAGAGCCTAGTGCCCAACCTTGCATTTCCAAGGCTTTCAGAAGTCTCCCTCCAAGGCAGAACCTGCCCAAGGACAGAGATGAAGTAGAATCTACCCCTGCAGCTCTAGCTACAATGCACCTGGAGTCATCACAAGCACCAGACATGGCTCTCGGTCCCCCAAATTacctggagaaagtccagaggcaCCAAAAGCCCCCAACGAGTTTTGTTTTCCAGGGAAAGGAAATGGAAGCAAACATGGCTCACACAGCACAACAAAACCCTTTACTTGATGAGTCACATTTGAGTTTAGAGGTGGAAGTTCCAGGAACAGGAAGTGCCCTTAAGGCTGTACTCCAGGCCCCAGAAGAAGTGGTAGTCTTTGCCTGGGAGCAGAACACACAGCCTCCTCCTCCTGAGTCTGACTCCAGCTCACCCCTGGCCCCTGCGCCTGATGCTGACCAACTCAACCACCCTCCTGTGCCTGCACCCGACTCACCCCTGGCCCCTGAGCCTGATGCTGATCAGCTCAACCACCCTCCTGCGCCTGACTCCAgctcgcccctggcccctgcGCCTGATGCTGACCAGCTCAaccaccctcctgcacctgacTCCAGCTCATCCCTGGCCCCTGAGCCTGATGCTGATCAGCTCAACCACCCTCCTGCGCCTGCACCCGACTCACCCCTGGCCCCTGAGCCTGATGCTGACCAGCTCAACCACCCTCTTGCGCCTGACTCCAgctcgcccctggcccctgcGCCTGATGCTGACCAGCTCAACCACCCTCCTGCGCCTGCACCCGACTCACCCCTGGCCCCTGAGCCTGATGCTGATCAGCTCAACCACCCTCCTGCGCCTGACTCCAgctcgcccctggcccctgcGCCTGATGCTGACCAGCTCAaccaccctcctgcacctgacTCCAGCTCACCCCTGGCCCCTGAGCCTGATGCTGATCAGCTCAACCACCCTCCTGCGCCTGCACCCAACTCACCCCTGGCCCCTGAGCCTGATGCTGACCAGCTCAACCACCCTCTTGCGTCTGACTCCAgctcgcccctggcccctgcACCTGATGCTGACCAGCTCAACCACCCTCCTGCGCCTGCACCCGACTCACCCCTGGCCCCTGAGCCTGATGCTGATCAGCTCAACCACCCTCCTGCGCCTGATGCTGACCAGCTCAACCACCCTCCTGCGCCTGCACCCAACTCACCCCTGGCCCCTGCGCCTGATGCCACCCAGCTCGCCCACAGTCTAGCTCCTGcgcccagctcacctctgccccctgtGCCTGATGCCACCCACTTCACCCACCCTTTGGTGCCTGCTCCTGGCTCACCCCTGGCTCCTCTAGCTGATGCCAACCAGCTCACCCATCCTCCGGCACCTGCTCCTGGCTCACCCCTGGCTCCTGTGCCTGACGCCAACCAGCTCACCCACCCTCCGGCTTCTGCGCCCAGCTCACCCCTGGCTCCTCTGGCTGATGCCAACCAGCTCGCCCACTCTCTGGTGCCTGCACCTGGCTCACCCCTGGCTTCTGCACCTGATGCCGACCAGCTTCTCCAGTCTCAATCCCTTGTGCCCAACTCCAACCAGCTTCTAGCCCCTGCACCTGATATTGATCAGCCTCTGCCTCCTGTATCTAACTCCAACCCACCTCTAAACTGTGTACCAGACTTTAGTCAATTACTGGCTGCTGCCCCCAATTCCAGCTGCCCTACCCAGGCTCCAGCCTCTGTGCCTGATGCTGACAGCCTTGCTCATGCTCTGGTCCCTGCCCCTGCTGTGGAAGATGGAGAAGAGAACCCCCTCCTAATGCAGATGACCCATGAGGGAGTGTCTGGTGCCCAGTGGGATCCGGtcatctcacttacaccagatGTTGTGGACACCAGTGACTCAGGGGTCACTTCATTGGCAGAGAGCTCAGATTTTCCCACTTTGGAGAATGAGGCACCCATGGGCCACTCTAACAGCAGCCCTGGAGCAATGGGTCAGCACCTGGCTACAAACTGTGGAAAGGCCACACCTGACTGCACCTCCAGGCCCTCCTTGGGAGGGTGGGGAACACCCACAGACTCTCAGAGTAGAAATTCAGCACAGCCACCCACCCTGCTAGCTTTCTCCAAcccactccacttcctgcagttCAGCCCTCCCTCGCCACCAGCCATCAGAACACTGTACCAACAGGAGGCAGTCtttgaggagccccagtgggacCAGGCACAGGGAGGCCCCACCAGCATGGATACAAAGAACATAACAGCCCCTGCAGTGATGATAGAGAAAGCAGAGGGCTCTAGGACATGCAAGCAAAGGATGGAAGGGCAGAGAGAACCGCTTCACCTTGTGGCACAGGTGAAAGAGGAGGTGGCCAGACATGCACGCTTGGAGAAGTCATCAAGTTGGCCAGATAAAAAAGTCATTAGGGTGGGCATGAAGGAGCTGGGACTCAATTCAGTGAGTCAGGAGAACATGATCAAATGCAGAGCAAAAAGCAAAGACTGGCACCGGCAGGCCCTGAGGAAGATGTCAGTACTGCCAGACAACTTACAAG AGGAGGGAGGACACAAGGATCAGCCAACCAGCTCAGATACAGTTATACTTCG GGAGAAGAAATCTGCAGACACACTGGAGAATCTCAAGCGCCGACACTCCAAATTGATCAACTCCT CAAGGTTACTCTATCAGGAATACAGCGACGTGGCTCTGAACAAGGCAATCCAGAGCCAGAAGAGAGCGGATTCTTTGGCCGAGGACTTCGAACTGAGTTCTCCAAGCTCCCCGAGGCTACGGAGGAAAGTGCTGTCTCCGCAGGACTCGTATCTGCAACGTCTCTCGGTCTCATCCACCGCGTCCCTCTGGCAGGACATCCCCATGATCCGAGGAAGCAGAATGCTGCTGAACATGTCCCGAGATGATCAGAAACTGCAGGAG GCCAAGTTCGAGTTGATCATGTCAGAGGCCTCATACTTGCGCAGTTTAAATGTGGCAGTGGATCACTTCCAGCGCTCATCAGAACTCCAGGCACTCCTCACCAATCAGGAGCGCAAGTGGCTTTTCTCCCGCCTGCAGGAAGTGCGTGATGTCAGTGCCAG TTTCCTCTTCGACCTGGAGGAAAAGTTTGAGGAAAACATGTTCACCTTCAACGTGTGTGACGTGGCTCTGAGACATGCTCCTGAATTCCGCAAGGTGTATCTGCCATACGTGACAAATCAGACCTACCAGGACCAGATTTTCCAGAGGCTCCT GACTGAGAATGCAAGGTTCCAGCAAGTCCTGGAGAGACTGGAAAGCGCCACCGTATGCCAGCGCCTCTCCCTCAAATCCTTCCTCATTCTCCCCTTCCAACGCATCACCCGACTCAAACTCCTCCTACAG AATATACTGAAGAGAACCCCGCCCGAGTCGGATGAAGAAGTGCAGGCCACGCAGGCTTATGATGCACTGGAGAAG ctCATAAAGGACTGCAATGAAAATGTCCAGCGCATGAAGAGCACTGAGGAGTTGATCTACCTAAGCCAAAAGATTGATTTTGAGTGCAAG ATATTCCCACTGGTCTCACAGTCAAGGCGGCTGGTGAAATGTGGTGAGCTGATGGCATTGGACTACACCACTCAGAGCCCCAAGTGGAAACTCAGCACCCGCCCCATCTACCTGCATCTCTTCAATGACCGCCTGCTCCTATCCCGGCCCAGGGA GGGTGGGCGCTTTGTCGTGTTTGATCATGCTGCATTTTCAGATGTACGAGGGGAGAAGTGTGAGGTGAAGCTGCACGggacaaacaaaaatgttttccgCCTTTTTCTCCTTAAGAACAACCAGGGGAAAAGAGTGGAATTCCTCTTTCGCACAGAAACACA CAGTGAGAAGCTGCGGTGGATCTCCGCTTTGGCGCCACCACGAGGCGAACCAGATCTCTTAGAAAGCCCTG actcaCCTCAGGTTCAGTGCATACGGACATACAAAGCTCGGGAGAATGACGAGCTGGCCCTGGAGAAAGCAGATATAATCATGGTGATGCAGAACAGCAATGACG